From the Trifolium pratense cultivar HEN17-A07 linkage group LG4, ARS_RC_1.1, whole genome shotgun sequence genome, the window ACTTGTTTCGGTAATTATTCTTTCTGAATTTGGTTTTCTCTTccatagaagaaagaaaaacattCATTGAAAGAGAaggtataaataataaaagaatttacaagattttacccaaaaaaacaaattaaaagaatTTTATTCTAGAAAATTAActatattcaaatattttaccaaaacactcaaaaatatatattttacctGTAACTTATGATATTTCAATAAAGGATGATCAAAAGCTGGTTGTTTACTAATATCAACGCAATCAACTATGTCCCCCGACTCTGTCTATAAAAATcaccaaaataaaacaaaaacaaaattataaaaatgggATTAAATAATCAAACCAGCAATTATATATTAACAAGACgtgtataaaattaaaatatatacaatGATACTCTTGACATGAGGCTTGTAAATGAGGTTAGTTTGTCTCTCCAAATCTTCTAATAAAGGACTACCCAATCCCATACCATCAAATGTGTGGCTGGTACTCCAAGTCaccaaacacaaaacaaagaacaaattatttgttattttcacCATTCTCTTATTAAAAGTAATGACTAGATGATAGATCAATACTTCAGGACAAAAGAAATTATATGtatttggtttttattttgttgtagaaatacaacttttttggTTATGAGAAATACAGCTTTTTGATTAAgataaaatatcatttttttttgaaggataaaatatcaaatgttaTCAATATAGATTATATTTAAtacattttaaaatgaatttattacattaattattttctatataCAGTATATATGCTCTTTGAAAAATAATGCTAACACCAAATAATACTAGTacatttcaattaatttttatgcaATAATCATTCCATTACATATTtgttttttgtaaattaaagaTATCATCCTCGCGTAACTGCAAATTAATACTAATCCGTCGAATtaactgagattcatttaaaaGGTTAATCTCTTTTACATATTACTATTATAAATTGTaacgaaaaaaatattataaacaaaatttaatttttaaatatattaaataattgatgtatttattcTATATAATACTACAAtaaccttattttttttttactaaaatagtataataaacttaaaaaaaattcttcctccattaaaaaatattttctccggtcactattataataataaaaaaaaacattttaggttcattgaaaaagtaatgcatgtggtctatattattgaccagatacattactttttgAATGAATCTAAGAGGGCATATTCGATTGagattttatatgattttaaaaGTCTTTttaatgacaataaaatatgatttttttacttataataatgagggaaaaaataaatgttacaCTTGACCACGGCACACAAGTTGATACATATTTAAGGGTAACGGAAtaggtactccctccggtcctttttataagaaacactttggaatttttatttggtcctttttataagaaacactttgacacaattccatttgtacccttattaaatacaatcaaataattcattataatgctagtgcattaaatagagaagtctatttctcatgctagtcaaaggttagttttggaatataacataaaatgttagaatcattaatgagaaaatttaccttccttggtctgtgtgattttgtcaaagtgtttcttataataaggaccggagggagtactatgtTACCATTGAAATCAAGGTCAAACAATAATTGTCCATTAAATCAATACATCGATTACCAAACTcttgtgtcaaaataaattgTCAAACTCTTTTTAATTCAACGGTCAAACATAATTATAGCATTTCCAATAGTGATactcccaaaatataagagaaaattgattaatcaaaattgatgtatttaatccaaattcttaaccaattttcctttatttataatttgggacggagggggTATCACTTTGGGTAGTATCAATAACAAGTGGTcccttctatatttatttttttattttgtctaaataaaaataaaaattattgaatttaataaatatgaagatgagtttaattgatatgcactgacagtgtaaaatagttttacacgatcgtccaataaataaccgtcattttgccatgtcatgtcaagaaagcagggtgaagtggggtgatgtggcggaaaacatggttgatattggttgatagtataaaattattttacaccgtcggtgcatatcaattaaatccataaataaattaataattaaatatagtgagaaatacatgacaataaataaaaaatggtgaaaatgcataaatatgacgcgaaatatataatgaaaaatgtaataattaattttgattattcTCTTGTCCGAAACGCTCCCATATTAGGATTCATTTGAcagaaaacaaataaacaagattgtataatatattaaataacatgaaatatcatcaaattaacatccaactacaagaagaagaaaaatcttTTATGTACTGTTGTTGAAGAAACGATATTgaatgaaaacttatgaaatgaTAGGCAACAAAGTAATAAAACCTTcctatagtaaaaaaaagaaaaagaagatccAATCATTGAATGTCAACGataatattttgacatatatggaagctaataataacattaaattgatgatacaatatcttatttaaggtaccagtatcatcaattttaataCCCTATGTGCCACATCATGGAACTCcaataataaaaagaataagATATCGTAATTATATCCGCAAATGTTTGAGATGTGTTTAGTCACATGAATAGGAAAGAATAATGATTTTATAAGTTGTACTTGATTTGATGTAGGTGGTGTTCAATAGGAAAGAATTGTGCATCTTTTAAGAGATTGTTACCACATAAAAAAAGTTTGGGATCTTATTAATAGTGTttgtaaatatattattttttacgaTTTTGATCCCTCCCTCCAATTCAATAATTTAACAAAACAATTAGAATAATCATTTAACTAAAACAGAACATACACTTGCAACAATATTGGAGAACCTCTAAGTCTAATAAGATGTAATCAACTTTGCACAATTGCACTTGCTACCAATTAGTTtctaaatgttcaatttttgttgttatataCCTCTTGTCTTTTCTAATCCACAACACAACCAATATGTAATGTATATATTTATGAAAgttaatgtaatatatatgaaaattattaaattttcaatttaaggTCAAAAGATGGTCCAGTGTAACTTTTCTACTATTGAAGTTTATATGTGTGTCCCACGTTCGTCAAGTGTTTCGTATTACTTGGACCAACGCTAGGCGTGAAGATGTATTGAAGTTTGTATTATATGATGCTCACGTACATTACTCAGGTTTCTGGCGGATTATtggatatataattttttgagtCCCACACTAGTTCAGTGTCCCACAATACTTGGATTTTCtaattgtaaaattcatatgGATATTCTAATTATTTGAGTTAGTTTTTAGGATGCGATTCAAATAGATTTAACTTAATATCATAGTTGGATTACAAATTGCAATATGAGAACTGGATTAATGCCGTGAAGATGTATTGAAGTTATATATAATGCTCACATTATTCAGATTTTTGGCTGACTATTGAATGTATAAATATGTTTTGACACTTGAGTTAGCTTTTGTGATGAGGATTAAAGCTCATTTAACTCATATGTTTGGTGTTGTGATGTTCATTTCATTAGTGTCTACCTTTGAATTCCTTAAATATGGTGTGCTCTATATGGAAATTATTGAGGTAGTCTCCAGCACTCTTATTCATCGTCTTTTAATTTCTTCATCAATTCATGATGAATTGTTGCGGTGGTTTTTCCACAAATTCAAATAGTATCTCTTATTTTGGTTGTGGATTTGAGAAGAAATATCTTAttatagagaaaaaatatatatatttagagactatttgattatttttatgataatttaggaactaagagcatctccaataaatgtatctaagagagtttcatagactaatgatacggtaccttaattttttaatcattggAGTTTCATGACGTGGCACAgagggtatcaaaattgatgataccggtaccttaaataaggtaccgtatcatcaatttaatattattattatttttaattttggtatATAAATCCAATTTAATAGTTTCCATATATGTTAAAACATTACCGTTTGtcattaatgtatgatactcaaaaaaATAGTATCACCATTAGAGTAAACAGTAGTGCTATATGGAACGACAAGGTTCCTGCACGACAATGCACGACtgcattaaaatttaaaacacatCTAATttccattattaattattaattgttaattgtAGTATTTTTTATCTATACAAAATGCAACAGACAATCTCTTTCTTCTCCTCTTAGTCTCTTTACTTTCACGGTCACAACACTAAATGCACTCTAACTCCCTCCAAATGATTGATCTTACCACCACCACTTCTACAAGCCCAAAAATTTCTCAACACCACTGCTCATCAACTGCTCATCACTCTGTTAATCATGTCTAAACAAAATTTCTCTGACTTTGTTGTTTGCCTCCATCGTTGTTGTTTCCGTCGCCATCTTGTCTTTACCATCACTGTTGTTGTATTCAGCGCCACAGTTCTTGTTGCACAATTACAGTTTAAATTGGTAATTCACATGATTTCTCAAAAATCCAAGATCAAGAGGCGCTGCGCTGTGACGAGACGGTTGGTGGAGAAGGAAGCAATGAAGCGtcaacaagtgaagcaagaagGCAGAGGCATCAATTGAGGTGACATATCCACCACCCATGGAGGTGGAGATGCATGCCACTGAAAACGACGCGAGATTACAAAACATTTACTTATGTTAAAAGGACAAAAGGGTTTAAATTGGGAAATAAGGGTTAAATTGGgaagcaaaaaaaatagaatttaagaTTTGAATCTGTCGTCGGATTTGCACGAGCATTGTGTGTCGTGCATATTAGCATTTTCCTagagtaaaatatgtatgagttgcataaatattacatgacattgtagGAACCACTTGTTAGTAATGTATAATACCCAgagtggtatcaccattggagatgctctaataTTGATGTGGCtaactaattaattattctTTACAATATGAGCTCAGATTCATTGACACCATGTGTCAAAGTTATTTTTGACGGCAAATCTTGTCCATCAATTTTAAttgttctaatttttttttggacagtAAAAGAGTATTTCACATTGATAAATGGGAAAATCCTTATAAATGGAGACATAATTTGGTCAGGGACATTGCCTTCCCAGACTTACAACCAACATAAAGTGCTAAACCAACAAGGCTACGTCGATCAGCACAACattaaaatcatataatattCAATTTCATCTTATTTGATACAAATTCGTACGCACATACTCACTCGCATGCATGTATTTAACTATTTTCTTATACTTTCAGCACAAAAATAATAGTTAAAATCTTCTAAGAGATAATGGACTTCCTTTTTTTAAGccattaaatttcttttaatataaCATGATtagttttcttattttaaatataaatattattggGTTGTGGTTGAACTTTGTATAgtttaaaaattgtattttctaaattctaatgGACTAAgctaaaaaattaacataaaaactaatttatttgtataagttatttttcataaactcGAAAATAAGATATTATAAACAGGCTCTCATacatacatttaaaatataaatataacgtttgtagaaaaaattacatcaaaagttcttttttcctttaagaagaaaattttatgggttaaataagtttttagttcttaaaaaaatattaaatttagtttttcgcccccttaaaaataaatgacatatttTGGTTCATAAAAAGTTTCTTACATGCATTTTTAGCCACCCTCAATGAACGAACATGGTCAATCCCTTCTTTCCTTGACTCGTTATTTTCAGAACATAACTTTATCATTCCATACACATACTTCGCCGGTTTGTAACCACTTTCGGCAGCAATCTTAAATTTACGGAGACCGCTAATATTTCCAACTGGCCAATCAAAAAATTCACGCAAGCCTTGACTGAACAAGACTTCGAGATTTCCGCTTACCTCGAAGCGTTTCAAAAAATGCAATATATTTTGGTTTGGTTCCCATAAGATCTTGGGATAATCCTCGAAACTAACTTTTTTCAGAACATCGGGGTTATTACTGAGTTTTCGAAATCGTGTATCGGTGGCTTGCATGTTGAAAAAGTTGACAAAAGAACTAGTAGCTACCTTCTCGACAACCATTTTGAGCAAAATGTCTTCTGGCAACAAGTCAATGTGATTTGCCATGAAAAATTTGAAGGGagttattttgaagtttttacAAATAAGAGAAATAAGAGAGTTACTTTGGGAGTTTTACGAATAAGAGAGTTTTTTCTGAATCAACAAATAAGAGAgttatataacatatatatagcTTTTACAAATATTTATCACATGCAATGCAACTATACTATGCCAAATTAGTGCGTacctcttttcttttcatcttATTAGGTACACAAATTCGCACGCACGCATGCACGCACATGCTCACTAGCATGCATGTATTTAACTATATTCTTATActttaaactaaaaaattatagttaaaatgttttaaggtaaaataaatatagaaataatatattaataatctTATACAACACAACAATAAATCGTTTTGCTTTGTTGTAGTGGCATTGTATAGGTTTCAATTCTATTTCTAGCTAACTCCATTTAGCATAACTCCATATACTAGCTAGTATAGAGGCATTGTATAGGTTTCATAATTTTCACCATTCTCTCCATTTAGCATAACTCCATTTACTAGCTAGTATAGTGGCATTGTATAGGTTTCAATTCTATTTCTAAAAAGGAATTCTAtttcaccattttttttttttacaaatagcCTAACTTATTTTAAACTTTCAGTTAAAGGAAAAGTTCTTAATATAAATGAAGTTTATATTTAACACATACAAAATTAAGAGAAATATTATAGTCTCACTCTTTGTCACATTTATTTAACACACTCTACCACATCATCCACtatctttaatttctttaccTATAAGTGGTTGTACATGCAAGTTGTTGAATTaaataaagttgttttttttttttgtttttttttttttaaaaaacgaGGTAACCATGTgtgtgtttgaattttgatcGAAGGAATAATGAAAGTTACCTAAAATGAGAAGGAATAATGAAAGAGAGTTAAAAAGAGTTGATGATGGCAGATTGTATTTAATGTGTGTTAAAAGATTACAGGTGACGATAGCATTTCTCTTAGCTAAAATATTTTAATCGTGTATCGGTGGCTTGCATGTTGAAAAAGTTGACAAAAGAACTAGTAGTTAATTACCTTCTCGACAACCATTTTGAGCAAAATGTCTTCCGGCAACAAGTCAATGTGATTTACCATGAAAAATTTGAAGGGagttattttgaagtttttacAAATAAGAGAAATAAGAGAGTTACTTTGGGAGTTTTACGAATAAGAGAGTTTTTTCTGAATCAACAAATAAGAGAgttatataacatatatatagcTTTTACAAATATTTATCACATGCAATGCAACTATACTATGCCAAATTAGTGCATACCTCTTCTCTTTTCATCTTATTAGGTACACAAATTCGCACGCACGCATGCACGCACATGCTCACTAGCATGCATGTATTTAACTATATTCTTATActttaaactaaaaaattatagttAAAATCTTTCAaggtaaaataaatatagaaagaatatattaataatattatacaacacaacaataaagttaattactattaaatttattaaattatccAAAAAGTCATACACAAAGTGTAAGGTTCCAAAATCAAATTGCTACTCTAGTTACTCTATGCTACAACCTCTCTTTCTTAAAATGGATACAATCCAAAATTGCGAAGAAGAACAATCGTTTATATTCATCTGCTTCttcattcttctttttctcgCAGATTCAtactcattattattattattcacaCAACACatcaataaagttaattactattaaatttattaaattatccaaaatatttccctaataaaatttataatttcttttattaaaaaatatacataaaattTGTCTCAAGAAAaccacaataataataaaatttgtcAAGTCTTAattactttacataaaatttaaccTCTATGAATcgatctttctttttttgtttttgtgaaaaatgtaAGTTGTTCCTTAACTTATGTGTGAGTGTGATTGTCATGTATCCATTTAGAGAATGATAAAATCGTGCAAGCTTAAatcatagaaaaatatatggaCTTTAAAAGCACAAGAAATTAAAATGGTTTGATGATGCCAAGCATATATAGGTACAAAATACATTCCACAACACTAACCAAATAAAGCTATACATCGGCAAAAAGAGTAAGGCTccgtttgtaaaaaaataaatagaatatcAAGTGAATATCAAGTttactataatttttaattgtaaCAGTCACTTACTCATCAAGCAATATGGAATCCTCCTCCGAAATCAAGGAAGAACAAGTTCCATCCGCACCCACCGAAAAGCAATTGAAGGAATTGGAGATGTCTACAGAAACTTCCACTTCGAGTACTGTGGTTGTCGTAGCAAATGAGCCACAACCAAAAAGCATCACTAGAAAACCCAGAAGTAAAATTTACTTTCCATTCAACAACtaatttaataacttttttgcttttaaatatattttggtcCGATTTAAAATTGGATAATCCAACTCAAAATCTATTTATTAAATTGGTTGCCGTTGACATCTAATTTTTCCGataatttttataacaaaattagTGCGTACCTCTTCTCTTTTAATttcacgcacgcacgcacgcacgctcACTCGCATGCATgtataattttgaaatatgtCATTTGCCTCAAAACTTTGCTTGTGTGAGATGAATCAGCTCCTTGCGCCCAAGGGGTCTGCATATACACAATAATTTAAGTAAAATAACAACCATAATATATAAAGGAGATGGAATAGATTGTGTAGTAATTATGCTTACTCTGGTATCATCACACACATAACTCCATAAAATAGGGTGAACATCAAGCAAAATCCACCTATGGCAATGTAACCAATCCCCAAGAAATTATTTTTCCCACCCATCCATGTTGCGGTTGATAGGACCACGGTCTTCTGCTTTCGAAATAACTGCAAGATAATATCATTCAAAAGTTAACATTTcaaaagttaattaattatacTGGCGGAAATTCAAAAGTTGACTGATATAAATTTCAGTTAACTATTCTTACCGGCGGTGGTTCTGGTGAAAATTATGAAGCTCGTAATACACATAGATAGATGGGggctttcatttttttcttattctgGAAAATTTTCCAAAAATTAATTCAGAAAAATTGCAACTTCAATTATTGTTATCTATTTTTGAACAAGAAATCATTATTATCATTAACATATAAACCATTtcaatgacaaaaaaaaaagcattaatTTATACTTACATTTAAGTGCTTGAAGCAAGTTTTGTCCATCTTATCATCTTTGATATATGTCAATGCATCATCATGATTATAATTAGTAGATGGAAGGCATATATCATCATACCGCAAGCTAATTTCAACCACCTGCATAAgaatttagttttaaatatattagtttattcataacacaaatttaaaatttgacattgtGTAGGtaaaatttttattatgttaCATTGTTTGAAGCAATCAGTGCGGCAATCCCAATAGGAATAAAAATGAGTCTGATAAATGTCAATATTGACATGACCTGGAGAGAAAAAACAGTATAACTGAGTtagataaaaaaacaattacacCTAAGAGTATAGAAGAAATGTATGATTTTGTTCAAAAAATGCAATATATTTTGGTTTGGTTCCCATAAGATCATGGGATAATCCTCGAAACTAACTTTTTTCAGAACATCGGGGTTATTACTGAGTTTACGAAATCGTGCATCGGTGGCTTGCATGTTGAAAAAGTTGACAAAAGAACTAGTAGCTACCTTCTCGACAACCATTTTGAGCAAAATGTCTTCCGGCAACAAGTCAATGTGATTTGCCATGAAAAATTTGAAGGGagttattttgaagtttttacAAATAAGAGAAATAAGAGAGTTACTTTGGGAGTTTTACGAATAAGAGAGTTTTTTCTGAATCAACAAATAAGAGAgttatataacatatatatagcTTTTACAAATATTTATCACATGCAATGCAACTATACTATGCCAAATTAGTGCGTACCTCTTCTCTTTTCATCTTATTAGGTACACAAATTCGCACGCACGCATGCATGCACATGCTCAATAGCATGCATGTATTTAACTATATTCTTATActttaaactaaaaaattatagttAAAATCTTTCAaggtaaaataaatttttgtcttAATTTTAGGATTTGCTATTTCTTTATGTTGGGGTGTGTTAATTTAGTTTGTGGACAATGCCACTATACTAGCTAGTAAATGGAGTTATGCTAAATGGAGTTAGTTAGCTAGAAAAATGATTGAAACCTATACAATGATTCTTAATCTTTCTCAAGCCCACTCTCGTTATTAATCTTCTATATATTTCCTTAAAACCTTCCACTCATCTCTTAAAATTTCAGAATATCCGAAGCTAATTGgtgagtttttttctttttctgcttCCACTTATTTCATTGTTTGCCTTGCTTGAAGCTAATCTTGGTGCTCGATTAAATTTTTAGGGCAAAGagataattatattatattgtaTATTTTCAATTGAAGGAATTGGAGATTTTTGTTCAAAAGCAGTCTCAAGTAAGTGCCATTTTgttacatataaaaattattttcaatttttagttttgttaaaaaaattagttttttcagATGTCATTGTTACTTTTTTATGCCAATATTTGTGTTCAATTTTCATTGTAACAGTCACTTACTCATCAAGCAATATGGACTCCTCCTCCGAAATCAAGGAAGAACAAGTTCCATCCGCACCCACCGAAAAGCAATTGAAGGAATTGGAGATGTCTACGGAAACTTCCACTTCGAGTACTGTGGTTGTCGTAGCAAATGAGCCACAACCAAAAAGCATCACTAGAAAACCCagaagtaaaatttaatttccatTCAACAACtaatttaataacttttttgcttttaaatatattttggtcCGATTTAAAATTGGATAATCCAACTCAAAATCTATTTATTAAATTGGTTGCTGTTGACATCTAATTTTTCCGataatttttataacaaaattagTGCGTACCTCTTCTCTTTTAATctcacgcacgcacgcacgcatgCTCGCTCGCATGCATGTATAATTTTGAAATCAGCAAGTTTATATATGAACAAGTTAACCCGGCACAAAAGTGCTAGGAAAACTCAAATAGAATTACAAGTAAAAGGCCTTAAGCAGAAAATCCTAAAAAACCATCCTTCAATCAAACAAGTTCACACGCCACATAGTGTGGTTTTGGTTTAACTACTCATTAATTGATGAATTTGtcacattaattaattgatgGAGAAATGTGacataacataaacaaaaaaaattatatattcacTATTTATGGCCAAATTCCGAACTACTAGAACCTCTTTCTCTTAAAAATCCgaagattaataaaaaaattatatccaCAAATATTTGAGGTGAGTTTAGCTCATATCACAAATGCTAAGCACAAAATCAGTCACATGAACAATGATTTTATAAGTTGTGTTTCATTCGAGATGTGGTGTTCAATAGGAAAGAATTGTGCATCTGTTTAGAGACTGTTAATTACCACATCAAAAAAACTTGGGATCctattaataatatttgtaaatgtattatttttacGATTTTGATCCCTCCCTCCaattaataatttgacaaaaattaGAATCATCATTTAACTAAAACAGAATATActcttgcaagttgcaacaatATTGGAAGTTAACGAATATTGCCAAGTCTGCACAGAATATTTATAAACAATTTCGAGATAAGGCGCCTTTTTCCAGATCAATGACTGTATGTTTCAAAATTATTGAAGAAAAAGCTATTCTCCATGCTTTCTGTTTTTCCTCGTACATTTAACAGTTGCAGATCCTATCACTAGTTATGCCAGGTTACTGTTGCAGAGCTCTCAAGACATAGTCCTTCTCTACCTGAGAATTTAAGCGGTCTACGTAATTATCTAGTTGGAGTGGATGAAACACCTAAGGAATTACTACATGGCTTGACATTTTCGGATGGAGTTCAAGCACGGATGGATAGAATCATGTTTCAGAAACTGGAAGGATATACATCTGCCAACCCTATTTTGGCATTGATGAAAGATTACCTCAGTTCTATGCAGGGAAGGATAGAAGCACTGAATGTTCGTTTGAAACTGCATACCTGGAAAGAGTCGGCACTAACGATTTCACAGTTGAGGCACTTTGCAAGTTCTAAGGGGAATCTGATCTTGCTAGAGTCAAAATGGAACACAGGATAAACTCACGA encodes:
- the LOC123920641 gene encoding putative ALA-interacting subunit 4, with the translated sequence MANHIDLLPEDILLKMVVEKVATSSFVNFFNMQATDARFRKLSNNPDVLKKVMSILTFIRLIFIPIGIAALIASNNVVEISLRYDDICLPSTNYNHDDALTYIKDDKMDKTCFKHLNLFRKQKTVVLSTATWMGGKNNFLGIGYIAIGGFCLMFTLFYGVMCVMIPEPLGRKELIHLTQAKF